In Acipenser ruthenus chromosome 15, fAciRut3.2 maternal haplotype, whole genome shotgun sequence, a genomic segment contains:
- the LOC131697611 gene encoding leucine-rich repeat transmembrane protein FLRT2-like, translated as MELQTRLWNKDWAPFLKSWITILLGLHVQFYRAASCPEQCRCDKGFIYCNERSLTSVPHGIQEGYKTLYLHNNQINNAGFPVELHNIVSVETVFLYGNQLDEFPLNLPKNVRVLHLQENNIQTVSRAALAQLSKLQELHLDDNSISTVGIEEAAFREAISLKLLFLTKNHLSSVPIGLPLDLKELRLDENRIATIAKEAFMNVTQLERLILDGNLLTNEGIADGTFQHLVKLTELSMSRNSLTSPPSDFPGDFLVKLSLQDNQMSEIPVAAFSNLCHLQKLDISNNQLQLLTKGVFDGLTSLKQLTVRNNLWYCDCNIKWVIEWLKSLPASINVRGFMCQKPERVRGMVIRELNLNLITCPSSTTSSPPVTRPPTEPFPSTFATNPTSASTIMTPGTLDRIPTSPSFTMSPLPEGDNKERTNPPPREPIQIIINFVNDTCIKVSWMSIFSVTAYKVTWVKMGQSLTGDIVQENVVSGKGKRLSLVNLKPKSTYRICIIPLDASNNYRPGDDTVCSEATTMPATFNSNNKATGPEHATQQDPSSPFLLAGLIGGAVIVVLVFLLSIFCWHMHKKGRSDSSKWKYNRGRRKDDYCEAGTKKDNSILEMTETSFQIVSLNNEQLLKGDFRIQPIYTPNGSIGFRDCHIANSLTYSKGNVPDEECCHT; from the coding sequence ATGGAGTTACAGACTCGACTATGGAATAAAGACTGGGCACCATTTTTAAAATCCTGGATAACCATATTACTGGGCCTCCATGTGCAGTTTTATAGGGCTGCTTCTTGTCCGGAGCAATGCCGCTGCGATAAAGGTTTCATTTACTGCAACGAGCGGAGCTTGACATCAGTGCCTCATGGAATACAGGAGGGTTACAAGACTCTCTATCTCCACAACAACCAAATCAACAATGCTGGATTCCCGGTTGAGCTGCACAATATTGTTTCTGTGGAAACAGTATTCCTATATGGTAACCAATTGGATGAGTTTCCTTTAAACCTTCCCAAAAATGTGCGTGTGCTCCACCTACAGGAGAATAATATTCAAACTGTCTCCCGGGCAGCTCTGGCTCAACTGTCTAAACTACAAGAGTTGCACTTGGATGATAACTCCATCTCTACAGTTGGAATTGAGGAGGCTGCCTTCAGGGAAGCCATTAGCCTTAAACTCTTATTTTTGACAAAAAACCACTTAAGCAGTGTGCCAATTGGGCTACCACTGGACCTCAAAGAGCTCCGGCTTGATGAAAACCGAATTGCCACCATCGCTAAGGAAGCATTCATGAATGTCACGCAACTTGAACGCTTAATTCTAGATGGGAATCTTCTGACTAATGAGGGGATTGCAGATGGGACCTTTCAGCATTTGGTAAAGCTGACAGAGCTCTCCATGTCTCGTAACTCACTAACCAGTCCTCCATCTGACTTCCCTGGAGACTTTTTAGTCAAACTCAGCTTGCAGGATAATCAAATGAGTGAGATACCTGTGGCAGCCTTTTCCAATCTGTGCCACCTACAGAAACTGGATATTTCAAACAACCAGCTGCAGTTGCTGACAAAGGGGGTCTTTGATGGACTTACAAGCTTGAAACAACTCACTGTTCGAAACAACTTATGGTACTGTGACTGCAACATTAAATGGGTGATTGAGTGGTTAAAATCTTTGCCAGCGTCTATAAATGTACGTGGGTTTATGTGTCAAAAGCCTGAAAGAGTACGAGGCATGGTAATCAGAGAGCTTAACCTGAATCTCATCACTTGCCCCAGCTCTACAACCTCGTCTCCACCAGTTACTCGTCCACCCACAGAGCCTTTTCCTTCAACTTTTGCTACCAACCCTACATCTGCATCTACTATTATGACTCCAGGCACTTTAGATAGAATCCCAACTTCACCTTCATTTACAATGTCCCCTCTGCCGGAAGGAGACAATAAAGAGAGGACTAACCCTCCTCCACGGGAGCCAATCCAAAtcattattaattttgtaaatgacACGTGCATTAAAGTTAGCTGGATGTCCATCTTTTCAGTCACAGCATACAAGGTCACTTGGGTTAAAATGGGTCAAAGCTTGACAGGAGATATTGTGCAGGAGAATGTGGTCAGTGGGAAAGGGAAGAGGCTAAGCCTTGTAAATTTGAAGCCAAAATCCACTTATCGCATTTGCATAATCCCTCTAGATGCTTCTAATAATTACCGTCCTGGAGATGATACAGTATGCTCTGAGGCTACCACTATGCCTGCTACTTTTAACTCTAACAATAAGGCCACTGGCCCTGAGCATGCCACTCAGCAGGACCCAAGCTCTCCTTTTCTCCTAGCAGGATTGATAGGGGGAGCTGTGATTGTTGTCCTTGTTTTCTTGCTGAGCATATTTTGCTGGCATATGCATAAAAAAGGACGATCTGATTCTTCCAAGTGGAAATACAACAGAGGACGAAGAAAAGATGACTACTGCGAAGCAGGGACTAAAAAGGATAATTCCATCCTTGAAATGACTGAAACAAGCTTTCAGATAGTCTCTTTAAATAATGAACAGCTCCTTAAAGGAGATTTCAGAATACAACCCATCTATACCCCAAATGGGAGTATTGGCTTCAGAGACTGCCACATAGCAAACAGCTTAACATATTCCAAGGGCAATGTTCCTGATGAGGAATGCTGCCACACATGA